In Mercurialis annua linkage group LG5, ddMerAnnu1.2, whole genome shotgun sequence, a single genomic region encodes these proteins:
- the LOC126681757 gene encoding uncharacterized protein LOC126681757 produces MKKHLKTAFLPYNFQRLMYQKLQNLRQGSKSVDDYTTKCFQLIARNEIQETEVQLVTRYIGGLRVSIQDTVNLFDPVSLSAAHQKVLQIEKQRRCTSSFSNSATAGASGSGSSGVENKAASGTVSRGRQTVERPLQRRHFFVDTDDFVDEEFEVMVDPVYGSGEGLEEEVASGDTGVALVLRRDCLTPKAADENWMRSNIFQSTCTILGKVCRFFIDAGSCENIISTETVQKLGIQTEKHPKLYKLAWLKKGGEVSVSFRALVLFSWQTLQFNRKVMQDGRNNTYSFVLESVKIVLQPSRGVDATKPVESNTNLLSLAKFEEEMQTTETVYVLIGKEKVEEPPVPASVTPLLAEFADVFPDDLSSALPQLRDIHHHINLEPGVALPNRPHYRISPTELEELRRQVEDLVAKGHVCESMSPCAVSTLLTPKKDGTFPMCVDSRAINKITVRYRFPIPQLDDLLDQISGATVFTKLDLKSGYHQIRIRVGDEWKTAFKTREGLYEWLVMPFGLSNTLSTFMRVMNQELRPFIGKFVVVYFDYILIYSANVEVYLQHLREVLCVLRRDSLFASRKKCAFLT; encoded by the exons ATGAAGAAGCACTTGAAAACTGCGTTTCTGCCTTATAATTTTCAGCGATTAATGtatcaaaaattgcaaaatttgaGGCAGGGAAGCAAATCTGTGGATGATTATACCACAAAATGTTTCCAATTGATTGCTCGAAATGAGATACAAGAGACTGAAGTTCAGTTGGTTACGAGGTATATTGGTGGGTTACGGGTATCAATTCAAGACACGGTCAATCTGTTTGATCCGGTGTCGCTTTCAGCCGCTCATCAAAAGGTGCTGCAGATTGAGAAGCAGAGAAGGTGCACAAGCAGTTTTAGCAATTCTGCGACAGCAGGTGCCTCTGGCAGTGGCAGTAGTGGAGTGGAGAACAAAGCAGCAAGTGGTACCGTCAGTAGAG GCAGGCAGACTGTCGAAAGACCGCTGCAAAGAAGACATTTTTTTGTGGATACTGATGATTTTGTCGATGAGGAATTCGAGGTGATGGTTGACCCAGTTTATGGCAGTGGCGAGGGACTTGAGGAGGAGGTGGCCTCTGGTGATACGGGGGTTGCGCTGGTCCTGCGGCGGGATTGCTTAACACCCAAGGCAGCAGATGAGAATTGGATGCGGAGCAATATTTTTCAGTCCACTTGCACTATTTTGGGGAAGGTGTGCCGTTTTTTCATTGATGCGGGCAGTTGTGAGAATATCATCTCGACAGAGACAGTCCAGAAATTGGGCATTCAGACCGAGAAACACCCCAAACTATACAAATTAGCGTGGCTAAAGAAAGGTGGCGAGGTTAGTGTATCGTTTCGTGCTCTAGTGCTTTTTTCCT GGCAAACTTTGcaattcaatcgtaaagttatGCAGGATGGCCGAAATAACACTTATAGTTTTGTGCTCGAAAGTGTTAAAATTGTGTTACAGCCTAGTCGTGGTGTGGATGCAACGAAGCCTGTAGAGAGTAACACTAATTTGCTATCTTTGGCGAAATTTGAGGAGGAGATGCAGACTACAGAAACTGTGTATGTGTTGATTGGGAAAGAAAAAGTTGAGGAACCTCCGGTACCAGCATCAGTCACACCACTATTGGCTGAGTTCGCAGATGTGTTTCCAGATGATCTATCGTCCGCTTTACCACAGTTGCGTGATATTCACCATCACATTAATTTGGAGCCAGGGGTAGCCTTGCCTAACAGACCTCATTACAGGATAAGTCCTACAGAGCTTGAGGAGTTGCGGAGGCAAGTGGAGGATTTGGTTGCTAAGGGGCATGTGTGTGAGAGTATGAGCCCATGTGCAGTATCAACCCTTCTAACACCTAAGAAGGATGGGACTTTTCCTATGTGCGTGGACAGTCGAGCAATTAATAAAATCACAGTGAGGTACCGTTTTCCTATTCCACAGCTCGATGATTTACTTGATCAGATTAGCGGGGCGACGGTTTTTACCAAACTGGATTTAAAGAGCGGATATCATCAGATTCGCATCAGAGTTGGGGACGAGTGGAAAACGGCCTTCAAAACCCGTGAGGGGCTGTATGAGTGGTTGGTGATGCCGTTTGGGTTATCAAACACGTTGAGTACGTTTATGCGTGTGATGAACCAAGAACTTAGACCTTTTATCGGTAAATTTGTTGTTGTGTATTTCGATTATATTTTGATCTATAGTGCTAATGTTGAAGTGTACCTTCAGCACTTGCGAGAGGTTTTGTGTGTGCTTCGCAGGGACAGTCTATTTGCTTCCAGAAAGAAGTGCGCTTTTCTGACTTGA